The following are from one region of the Mesorhizobium sp. B2-8-5 genome:
- a CDS encoding DUF3422 family protein has translation MSDETSKLEFQPRAQGSVMGFPAHEGRPGALGEVHARPHPLIEKPRVLIQLSFMTEGGAAVDHAVLSELSRRLGIAAPERNARHHAMKWGKGTLRWERHTEFSTYLWEGPLAENGRAQEDSPFGNGFSPPGTVISGIRLEIRKWTQASERLVAGFDPTSLCYSLVERGAAAIITDFRQDGDGLTRMLVLDRGLTPASTGALSQRLIDIETYRTLAMLGLPMALTLSGRARRIEDRLAQTTLEMKAVETRDSQTLLADLTELAAELEADAASSLYRFGASRAYDGIVTERLEALDEEPVQGYDTWAGFLLRRMAPAMRTCRSVEERQANLSRKLTRATTLLRTWVDVEVERQNRDLLASMNNRARLQLRLQQTVEGLSVAAVSYYVVGLIGYVAKGASIFGHAFAPEVVTAASVPVAILLVWWGVRRVRKMHSEPAKHPGE, from the coding sequence GTGTCGGACGAGACGTCCAAACTCGAATTCCAGCCGCGCGCCCAAGGCAGCGTGATGGGCTTCCCGGCGCATGAGGGGCGACCTGGCGCGCTGGGCGAAGTCCATGCGCGCCCGCATCCGCTGATCGAGAAACCGCGGGTGCTGATCCAGCTTTCCTTCATGACCGAGGGCGGCGCCGCTGTCGACCATGCCGTGCTTTCGGAGCTGTCGCGGCGGCTGGGCATCGCCGCGCCCGAGCGCAATGCGCGCCACCATGCCATGAAATGGGGCAAGGGCACGCTGCGCTGGGAGCGGCATACGGAATTCTCGACCTATCTTTGGGAAGGGCCGCTGGCCGAAAACGGCCGGGCGCAGGAGGATTCGCCCTTCGGCAACGGTTTTTCGCCGCCGGGCACCGTGATTTCGGGCATCCGCCTCGAAATCCGCAAATGGACGCAGGCGAGCGAAAGACTGGTTGCCGGCTTCGACCCGACCAGCCTGTGCTATTCGCTGGTCGAGCGGGGCGCCGCCGCCATCATCACCGATTTCCGCCAGGACGGCGACGGCCTGACCCGCATGCTGGTGCTCGATCGCGGCCTGACGCCGGCCAGCACCGGCGCCTTGTCGCAGCGGCTGATCGACATCGAGACCTATCGCACGCTCGCCATGCTTGGCCTGCCGATGGCGTTGACGCTCTCCGGCCGCGCCCGCCGCATCGAGGACCGCCTGGCGCAGACCACGCTGGAAATGAAGGCGGTCGAAACCCGCGACAGCCAGACGCTGCTCGCCGATCTTACCGAACTTGCCGCGGAACTCGAGGCCGACGCCGCATCCAGCCTCTATCGCTTCGGCGCCAGCCGCGCCTATGACGGCATCGTCACCGAAAGACTGGAAGCACTGGATGAGGAGCCGGTGCAGGGTTACGACACCTGGGCGGGCTTCCTCTTGCGGCGCATGGCGCCGGCCATGCGCACCTGCCGCTCGGTCGAGGAGCGCCAGGCCAACCTGTCGCGAAAACTCACCCGCGCCACCACGCTGCTGCGCACCTGGGTGGATGTCGAGGTCGAGAGGCAGAACCGCGACCTGCTCGCCTCGATGAACAACCGCGCCCGGCTGCAACTGCGCCTGCAGCAGACGGTCGAAGGCCTCTCGGTCGCCGCCGTCTCATACTATGTCGTCGGGCTCATCGGCTATGTCGCCAAGGGCGCCTCGATCTTCGGGCACGCTTTCGCGCCCGAAGTCGTCACTGCCGCCTCCGTGCCGGTCGCCATCCTGCTTGTATGGTGGGGCGTGCGCCGCGTACGCAAGATGCATTCGGAGCCGGCGAAGCATCCGGGCGAATAA
- a CDS encoding FadR/GntR family transcriptional regulator: MSDIFSRIEHSRTADEVVQQIESLILEGVLRTGDRLPGERELARKFEVSRPILRDALKALEGRGLLTTKAGGGTHVADVIGQLFTKPVTDLISTHRKAVTDYLEYRREIEAVAAEYAARRATPEDLALLDGIMARMDEAHRTGDFDDEAEIDAEFHHAVCECAHNIILLHTLRSCYRLLSEGVFQNRLLVFGVPGAREALLEQHRAIHTAIKTGDPIAARKAAMDHITYVERSMAEAERSGDWQRVSRLRLRQRSDAGDIEPTRKRS, translated from the coding sequence TTGAGCGACATTTTCTCCAGGATCGAACATTCGCGCACCGCCGACGAGGTGGTGCAGCAGATCGAGAGCCTGATCCTCGAAGGCGTGCTGCGCACCGGCGACCGGCTGCCGGGCGAGCGCGAGCTGGCACGCAAGTTCGAGGTGTCGCGGCCAATCCTGCGCGACGCGCTGAAGGCGCTGGAAGGCCGCGGACTGCTGACGACCAAGGCCGGCGGCGGCACGCATGTGGCCGACGTCATCGGCCAGCTCTTCACCAAGCCGGTGACGGACCTTATCTCCACGCACCGCAAGGCGGTGACGGACTATCTGGAATACCGGCGCGAGATCGAGGCGGTAGCGGCCGAATATGCGGCGCGACGGGCAACGCCGGAGGATCTGGCCCTGCTCGACGGCATCATGGCGCGCATGGACGAGGCGCACCGGACCGGCGACTTCGACGACGAGGCGGAAATCGACGCCGAGTTCCACCATGCGGTGTGCGAATGCGCGCACAACATCATCCTGCTGCACACGCTGCGCTCCTGTTACCGGCTGCTCTCCGAGGGCGTGTTCCAGAACAGGCTTCTGGTGTTCGGCGTGCCCGGCGCGCGCGAGGCACTGCTCGAGCAGCACCGTGCGATCCATACCGCGATCAAGACCGGCGATCCGATCGCGGCGCGCAAGGCGGCGATGGACCACATCACCTATGTCGAACGCTCGATGGCGGAAGCCGAGCGCAGCGGCGACTGGCAGCGCGTGTCCAGGCTGCGCCTCAGACAGCGCTCGGACGCCGGCGACATCGAACCCACACGAAAACGCTCCTAA
- a CDS encoding alpha-hydroxy acid oxidase, translating into MSEILTIADLKDLARRRVPKMFFDYADSGAWTESTYRANEEDFGKIKFRQRVLVDMSNRSLESTMIGEKVAMPVALAPTGLTGMQHADGEMLAAQAAEAFGVPFTLSTMSICSIEDVASVTKKPFWFQLYVLRDKDFVLNLIDRAKAAKCSALVLTLDLQILGQRHKDIRNGLSAPPKMTLANIIDLALKPRWCLGIAGTPRRTFRNIVGHAKGVGDVSSLSSWTNEQFDPQLSWKDVAWIKERWGGKLILKGILDKEDALMAAQTGADAIVVSNHGGRQLDGAASSISVLEEIADAVGDKIEVHMDGGIRSGQDVLKALCLGAKGTYIGRPFLYGLGAMGKDGVSKALEIIRKEMDITLALCGKRLVTDMGKDQLRR; encoded by the coding sequence ATGAGCGAAATCCTCACCATCGCCGACCTCAAGGACCTGGCACGCCGCAGGGTGCCGAAGATGTTCTTCGATTACGCCGATTCCGGCGCCTGGACGGAGAGCACCTACCGGGCCAACGAAGAGGATTTCGGCAAGATAAAGTTCCGCCAGCGCGTGCTGGTCGACATGAGCAACCGCTCGCTGGAATCGACCATGATCGGCGAGAAGGTGGCGATGCCGGTGGCGCTCGCCCCGACCGGGCTTACCGGCATGCAGCATGCCGATGGCGAGATGCTGGCGGCGCAGGCGGCGGAAGCGTTCGGCGTTCCGTTCACGCTATCGACCATGAGCATCTGCTCGATCGAGGATGTCGCCTCGGTGACCAAAAAGCCGTTCTGGTTCCAGCTCTACGTGCTGCGCGACAAGGATTTCGTGCTCAATCTGATCGACAGGGCCAAGGCGGCGAAATGCTCGGCGCTGGTGCTGACGCTCGACCTGCAAATCCTGGGACAGCGCCACAAGGATATCCGCAACGGGCTTTCGGCACCGCCCAAGATGACGCTTGCCAACATCATCGACCTTGCGCTGAAGCCGCGCTGGTGCCTGGGGATCGCCGGCACACCGCGCCGCACCTTCCGCAACATCGTCGGCCACGCCAAGGGCGTCGGGGACGTCTCTTCGCTGTCGTCCTGGACGAATGAGCAGTTCGATCCGCAGCTGTCGTGGAAGGATGTCGCCTGGATCAAGGAGCGCTGGGGCGGCAAGCTGATCCTGAAAGGCATTCTGGACAAGGAAGACGCCTTGATGGCGGCGCAGACCGGCGCCGATGCCATCGTGGTCTCCAACCATGGCGGGCGTCAGCTCGACGGCGCCGCCTCCTCGATCTCGGTGCTGGAAGAAATCGCCGATGCGGTCGGCGACAAGATCGAAGTCCATATGGACGGCGGCATCCGCTCCGGCCAGGATGTGCTCAAGGCGCTCTGCCTCGGCGCCAAGGGCACCTATATCGGCCGGCCCTTCCTCTACGGCCTCGGCGCGATGGGCAAGGACGGCGTCTCCAAGGCGCTCGAAATCATCCGCAAGGAAATGGACATCACGCTGGCGCTCTGCGGCAAGCGCCTCGTCACCGACATGGGCAAGGATCAACTTCGGCGCTAG
- a CDS encoding metallophosphoesterase: MTETGIHYLDASGPEGMRLYAIGDVHGRHDLLAAMHRRIESELEYAPASDWRIIHLGDYVDRGPDSRSVIDFLIEAQKRDPRNIMLAGNHDIGMLEFLADAEPDGLFMNYGGVQTAQSYGVDLLRDGHWFGKAEAIARGHMALVKAVPRSHVDFLQSLAFSVSFGDFFFCHAGIRPGVPLDGQSQQDLIWIRDAFHDHPGLFPKVIVHGHTPVPEAEVRANRVNVDTLAWKSGTLSALAIDGGDKRIIAVQGKAL; this comes from the coding sequence TTGACCGAAACCGGCATCCACTACCTCGACGCAAGCGGGCCGGAAGGCATGCGGCTTTACGCCATCGGCGATGTGCATGGGCGGCACGACCTGCTCGCCGCCATGCACCGGCGCATCGAGAGCGAACTGGAATATGCGCCCGCGTCCGACTGGCGCATCATCCATCTCGGCGACTATGTCGACCGCGGGCCGGATTCCAGAAGCGTCATCGATTTCCTGATCGAGGCGCAGAAACGCGATCCGCGCAACATCATGCTCGCCGGCAACCACGACATCGGCATGCTCGAATTCCTTGCCGATGCCGAGCCGGACGGCCTGTTCATGAATTACGGCGGCGTGCAGACGGCGCAGTCCTATGGCGTGGATCTGCTGCGCGACGGCCATTGGTTCGGCAAGGCGGAAGCGATCGCACGGGGACATATGGCCCTGGTGAAAGCGGTGCCGCGCAGCCATGTCGACTTCCTGCAATCGCTGGCTTTTTCGGTGAGTTTCGGCGACTTCTTCTTCTGCCATGCAGGGATAAGGCCGGGCGTGCCGCTCGACGGTCAGAGCCAGCAGGACCTGATCTGGATCCGTGACGCCTTCCATGACCACCCCGGTCTCTTTCCCAAGGTGATCGTGCATGGGCACACGCCGGTACCCGAGGCCGAGGTCAGAGCCAACCGCGTCAATGTCGACACGCTTGCCTGGAAATCCGGAACGCTGAGCGCGCTCGCCATCGATGGCGGCGACAAACGCATCATCGCCGTGCAGGGGAAAGCGCTTTAG
- a CDS encoding type 1 glutamine amidotransferase has protein sequence MRVLVVQNFDNEGLGQIGAALVEAGADIDLRKPYHGEALPQDSSEHDAMVMLGGAQNALDDEICPYFPALLDLTRDFADKDRSVLGICLGSQLVARAFGGANQIGGATEFGWHKVSLTPAAKSDPVLAALPEKFPIFEWHDDTFGLPENAVRLAGSSVAENQAFRLGRAVYGFQFHFEADTPMVRDWSTSFAAMIAERHPDWNDRLDDELARNGADADAAGLAIARAWVATI, from the coding sequence ATGCGGGTTTTGGTCGTCCAGAATTTCGACAATGAGGGCCTTGGCCAGATCGGCGCGGCCCTTGTGGAAGCCGGCGCCGACATCGATCTGCGCAAGCCTTACCACGGCGAAGCGCTGCCGCAGGACAGCAGCGAGCATGACGCCATGGTGATGTTGGGCGGCGCCCAGAACGCGCTCGACGACGAGATCTGCCCCTACTTCCCTGCATTGCTCGACCTGACCCGCGATTTCGCCGACAAGGATCGTTCGGTGCTCGGCATCTGCCTTGGCAGCCAGCTTGTGGCGCGCGCCTTTGGCGGCGCCAACCAGATCGGCGGCGCCACCGAGTTCGGCTGGCATAAGGTGTCGCTGACGCCGGCCGCCAAATCGGACCCGGTCCTGGCGGCGCTTCCCGAGAAATTCCCGATCTTCGAATGGCATGACGACACGTTCGGCCTGCCGGAAAACGCCGTGCGGCTGGCCGGCAGCTCAGTTGCCGAAAACCAGGCCTTCCGCCTCGGCCGCGCCGTCTATGGCTTCCAGTTCCACTTCGAGGCGGATACGCCGATGGTGCGCGACTGGAGCACGTCCTTCGCTGCAATGATCGCCGAGCGCCATCCCGACTGGAACGACCGGCTCGACGACGAGCTCGCCCGCAATGGCGCCGACGCCGACGCCGCCGGGCTGGCAATTGCCCGCGCCTGGGTGGCCACGATCTGA